A window of Glycine soja cultivar W05 chromosome 13, ASM419377v2, whole genome shotgun sequence genomic DNA:
aacaaaggatttagctttctatatctgggaagcttcctttacaacaaagagaagagaaaaataaaggattgaagaaatacaagcggtgaggatgtctcctccacctctagaacctcacaatcactcacaaactcatctcaagctctcatgacgacttcctcttcaagcttcgttctttgcacaacaaaatctctcaaaactctctggattcaaacccttctctctctagaatctctcacATGCAGAAGCTCCTCGATAAAATGGCCAAAATCCcttccaaaatctgatttcaggcttaaataagtGGCTTTGTTTGTGCTAGCATGCTTAGCGCGAATATGGACCGCTCAACACGCATTAGtggatttcggcttagcgcgtgtTTTTCTCACTCAGCGGATGGGctcaagcggtgcgcttagtgggATGAACCCTCGCTCAACGaacatgcacaactcatccttcttccataaTCTTCCTTGCGCTCAGTCAAAGGAGTggtgcgctcagcggatggctcgctaatccagaagattggcttagcgagcagatgAAAATCAGCatttcacaaacttgcctaattgaCCTAAAAatgagaggaaatgattattaaacacacaaagtggaagtactaagtatttattacctatctttaacaaaaagtaattacaacgctacaaaataaccataaattggaggagtttgatacaatttacacaggttttatacacaaaagttagtcgtattcctTGACTAACAAGCGGCACATTGAAGACGCATGAAGAGTTATTTTAGTTACcttgttttatataatttatggtTTTATATGATTCAGCAACGTTAATTGTTtaagttgtatttttattttttaattaatgacgaATTAACATTATTATGTTTATCCTTTAGTAACCCTAATTAGTGAAACtaacttaattatttaagtAACACTAACAACGTGATTATTGGATTCAATGTCACATACAGACACTAAGTAAGTAAATGTCAACGTTGAATGAAACACGCGTAAATCATCATTTTAGATCACAACACATAAGTAAATGTTTAATCTTCATCTAAATCAACATATTTTGTATTCAACCTTGACAAATTTGTATActgttgcattctactaatatatggtgtGAGCCACTACTTTTCCTGCTGATGACAATGTGtagaccataacaatgctaTTGGCGGTAACGAACAACGATCCCTTAGAAATACCTATTACATAAGAACACACACATTAAAAATACCATGGTGTAAatattttcacaataattacaCAAAAAGGATGACTTATGCatttacctgaacaaaatgattacCATACACATGACCGATACATATCACACGATGCACCAAAAAATCtattggtggttgacttctaagaggaaaaaatgtcatgctttgtcgGAGTGGCAGAGAAACAAGGATcacattataccttgatgcaatgacatatcccatGTCAATTATATTCATCCACTTGTCCATGGTAACCTACATGTAACAGTTAACAAATTGAATTTAGTTAATGCAAATTTAATGGGACAaaacataacattaaaattatatactatACCATGGAATCCATCAATAAGTAGAGACtgctttaattcctcaaatcagTCTATACCACCAACTAGGTTTATACAGTCATCAGACCATTTTgtaagttctttaagcaaatggTTGCGAACCAATGACCATgaatcttcacccatacctaataaggcAACAACTGCACGATATCCACAATTACCATCAACTTTCATATCAACAATGTTTACAATGGAATCATGAATGcatggatgaaattgatccaacatcggcatGACCCTTCTTTCAAATGGTTGCTCAGATGATGATGCACTACGTTTCACTAACGAATTACTATTCTGCATAGAATGTaatgcatcaacatactcccagtacgAGGGATCACACTTTGTAGATCTTTGTTGCTTGGTCACCGGTCTCTTCTGAGCACCTTTTGTTTTCACCTTTTCTGGAGGAGCACACATAAAGTTTAGATCAAGGTAAGCAATTTtccgaagtttactcttcaaagtaactttgccacaaacatcaagctCTTTAAATCGCTTGGAAATGGTTTCCATCTCTTCGGTTATGCTTACTTGTGGCTCatataacccttggtctgaaaaacttagcctccgccaaaacatatggattgtctCAAGTGGTATGCTACCAACAACATATTAggatagctcacatgcacatggaAGACCATGAGTAGTTCTCATCACATATACACAACGAGAAGGATTTTTGCCTGCATAATGTACACGCTCAAACTCAggagcaatctgatttaaagcataccttgatacCATACCTAGTAgtctcttgtataaggtaactttaaacacacgtccaaccacatgtgtacttgtctcaAAAAATGCCTTAAATTGAGTGTGTTGCAatgtgatcatgttgttcatggcttcctaaacactacataggtctccaaggctattttgtAGTAGTCTCTTTAAGGCCCAATGAGCAGACTCAACCCTACATATGAGATACACAACCAATAGaagaaacacattattttttttatgcattcaatcataaaatctgacaactttatatatttaaaaatttcataccTGTTAGTTGTTGTGCTTCCTAagtgcatgaccttattcgtccagaCTTTAAGAAATCTTTCTTTATGAGGAATGACCCATGTTTggttgacatagtcaacaaccATTGGCCATGGTGAgcaagcaatttcaaacttcttaaggCACCCATCAAACTGTTGCTCGGAAGGACAATCCACTAAACTTCCCCACGCTTCCATTACataatttcatgcattttttttaccaacaagGGTTTTACACTTTTCCTTGACATTCTTATCAATGTGAAACCAACACAACAAATTCGTGGACTTAGGGAATACAGTTTTCACcgcattcatcaatgctagaTCTCTGTCGGTAACAATAATTTTAGGGAGTGCATCACGTCCGAGGAAAATATCATTAAACCTTTGTAGAGCCCAAACAATGTTATTCAGACGTTCTCCCTCTAAATAGGCAAAGGCAGCCGAGAATGTCATCCCTGTTGGTGTCATACCAACAATATCAAGTAACAGAAgcctgtacctgtttgttttgtaggtactgcctatcaaaaataccaaattacagGTATTGGTTAATTTGACtgcatcaggatgactccaaaATATGTCACGcacaacatcttcatcctttaatatatgccaatgaatatattgatcccGTCCAAGAAGTCTCATTAGTTGTTGTATTTCAGTATTACtacctcttatggaagaacgataaacatttcttgcattgtatatttgtttgattgttgtataactattgacattgtgctTCTTCAACGTTAGAAGAATATTTCTGGGTTcgaccattgactttgtcatatcagcaacaaTTATCTTCTCATCCTTAGTTAGTGTAccaacatatggatgtccaactaaaaACTTTATCAATTCATAATTGTGACTCCCACAGATTAAATTCACCATCCATCCTTCGCCCCCCACAACTGGTTTTGCACGCAGCTTAAATGGACACCCACATTTTCTAACCAAATCCTTCTTCTTGGCCCTATGCTGACTCCTcatttcacaaccaattaaaacaaatgaggTATTTCCTCTAATTCCATTATTTGTGTTTGACCTCATAATCACCGCCACAAATCCAATTTCATAAGTAACAAATCGAGTTCATTACAGAACATCATCACGGGTAGCAAACACATACAATGCAATTCATACACCTTTAGTCTTCAACAAACGttcatttaattactttaataacaataaatcatattaatacttacgaagtattgaacgcatcagaacaatcaacatgttcttCATTCACACCACCTTCGTCCTCATTTTGGTCATCCATATAAACTCCTTCGGACATTACACTATCATACATCCACTGATCTTCGTCCATtttcacaaaaaatttcaaaatttcaataacaaacaaaaaaacccTAACCACACCAAAATTATACCATCATATAATTTTTGCCTTTTGACTACActtattaatataatacattaaactaaaataaaaacgaATAACAACAACTCTGTCATAATTTTTAAACCCTAAATATTACTTTATTAGTATACAAACTATAACTATCAAATGAATATTCTTGTTATAtctatttaaaagttttatgcttatcaattgtaatttttctaactaatttttttaaaaaaacatttaaattaaaaacaataattatcaACCTTACGGATTGGTAATTCGTAAGAAGTATACAGATTCACTCTTTTACGAATTTTCAATCTGTaagttcatttaattttatgaattaccAATTCGTAAAACTAAATTAGCTTACAAATTAccaatttaagaaataaaataataaaagcttACCTCCTCCACTGACCAAACAAGTCATCACCACGACCACCACTTATCGACCAATCACCAAGAACGCCAAACTCTTGCCAATAACCTCTCAGGCAACAAACGACggtgaatgaaaaagaaaacaaggaaCACAAAAGCTcgaacacaaaataaaaaggataccAATATTTATAAGCCATGGGTATAATTGGTATTTAAAAGTTTTTGCTGGGTGTACCAACAAATCTGCTGGTGTCCCAAGCAAAATCTCTTACAAATTCAATGACTAAATTAAGTATTTATCCTTTCttttattatgataataaaattacattgttatttttttatactttccaattatttacttaataaatattttttaattccttaataaGTGTCTTAAGTACACTTGGTAACTATACCCTATTGATAATGATAATATCCCACACTCAAAACAAAGAATCTACGGAGGCTGCTTCAGTAGTGTGATTATGAAATGTCCACGATATGCTGAAGAAGCAATAAACGAACAAGAAACGAACATTTTCAATCCAAGCGTAATTACTAATTATACCaccaaataatattatcaaaattgtactaataAAAATCCATACACGCACAAAATCTCCAAAGCCGGCGCCAATTTCAATCCCCGGATAAGGTTTACTTTTCTTACACcctcctccttcttcttcttccccaaATACTCTCCACAAAACAAGAACCAAAACACAGAGAAAGAAGAGACACTAACTCCTCTGTGAAATCTAAAGcgtaatattattaaaacaatGGCCACACTCCAAGCTTCCCTTCTCTCCAAACCTTCCCTCCCATTCCCGTTCCTGTCTCCGAACCACTCCCCATTCTCCCTCTCCTTCCCCCCCACGCGCCGCGTCCCTTCCACGCTCCTATGTTGCACCTTCCGCCCCGAACCCAACCCCTCTGAACTGGAACCCGAACCCGGTTCAGCCAACACCGAAGAAGAACCGGGTATAAATTCAcccgaagaagaaaaagaaggtgCAGCTTCGGTTTCAGATTTGGGTTTGGAAGAAGAAGGCGCCGAGGCTCTCGATAGTGGCGCTGATTCGGAGAAGATTGCGAATGGAAGGCGGCTCTCGATAGTGGCGTTCTTTGTGGGGCTGTGGGTGAAGGCGAGGGAGAGTCTGAAGAGGGCCTTTTCGGAGCTTCTTGATTGGTGGCCGTTCTGGCGCCAGGAGAAGCGCCTCGAGCGGTTGGTCGCCGACGCCGACGCGAATCCGCAGGATGCTGCCAAGCAGAGTGCTCTGCTCGTTGAACTCAATAAGCagaggtgtgtgtgtgtgtgtgtgttggaatTTGGAAGTGTTGTTGTTCGATGAATAATGGTGGAGAATAGAATGTGCAGGTGGTGGATTTTGTTTGTTGAGTTTTGGTTCTTGAGCAATTCTTGCATTAGGTAAAAGTTAAACTAATATAACTCAAGATGCTTTGAAGTAGTGATGAAGTTTTGAGCTTTGAACTCAATAAGCACAGGTGTGCTTTGGAATTTGGAAATGTTGTTTGATGAATGGTCAAGAATAGAAGGTGCAAGTGGTGGATTTTGTTTGCTGAGTTGGTTCTTGAACAATTCTTGCATTAGTACGGTGACTGTAGGTAAAAGTAAAAGTAGTATAATTCAAGATGCATTGAAGTAATGGTAAAGTTTTGAGCTTTGGTTGGTCATGCATGTGCTCATGAAAGAGTTGTTCTGGGTTCGTTAGGTTTTACATTCAGTGCTCtgtcatttcttttttattcggTCTTGGATGTTAAATGATGGTGTAGGATAGATGAAAAGTTGTGGATTGTAGTTAGATACATGGATTTGGTGTTATTGGAGAGTGTAGTTCATGTAATGCTTtacagaaaaaaagaaagatgtgACATTAGGGAAAATTCGGCTAGGTAGACAATGACACATAGGTTTTTGAACTGGAAGTTTTTGTGTCAAAGCTTGTTAGCATATATTGATTTATtgattaaatgtattttttctaGTCCTGAATCTGTCATCAAGTGGTTTGAACAAAGGGATCGAGCTGTGGACAGTAGAGGGGTTGCGGAATATCTTCGAGCTCTTGTGGTCACTAATGCTATTAGTGAATATCTTCCTGATGAGGATTCTGGAAAAGCTTCTAGCCTTCCTACCCTGGTAATCATTTTGAGCATCATGTTCTTTATATCCTGCTTTTCAATTTTTAGCCTGTGTAACCAAATTCTTACTGCTGCATTTTCATTAGTAGAGGTGGAGGGGTTTCCTGTGCATCTTGTTTGGCATctatttgttaataataatattggtcTGTTCAAAAGTTTATTCTGTTTTATTTCCATACGCATCATCTAAGATATTTGGATTTGTTTTGTAATACGTAATTCAATCTGTGACTGTTTTGATCAAAGTGCTTAACTGATGTCTGTTTTATTCTCCTGGTGaactacattatttttttttttgaaaggatcTCTTTTTCTAACAAAGTTATAAGTTTCATGCAGCACATCTAGTTTTTGACATTTGTATTTgtgttagaaaattaattttattacagATCTCTGTTgtattttccttatttattgACTATTATGATTCTAAGTTTTTAAACTTAAGTTTTTAACTTGCTCACTTAGCATATCCTAGAGTGCCTTTATGCATACTTTTGGAGGATGATGTATTCCTAGTGGGAGAGTCATTGAAGGGGAGGGGAGGGGGGGATTAATGGTGAACTAGAACTATGGAGAAAAGCTTTGGAAGCATATGGTTTCAGATTACATAGATGTGAAATAAAAGATATAGAATATACTGGAGATTATACCATTCCACAAGTATTGAGGTTTAACTAtctttgatctctttattagaGATGTTATAACAGTATACAAGCTGTCCATATGTGTTTTCACCTAATAGCTTAAGCTTTTGGTATAGTTGGTTCGTGACACTATCAATCAAGATGGAGAAAATTGTCAGAGATGTAAACCATAAGATTCAGAGCTGTCCATATTTGTGATTGAAAGATGCTTTCTGAGCTTAAAGGGAAATTTTACCACACAACCATAGGGCCTGTGATACTGTATGGTACTATATGTAGGGCGGTAAAGAGCTCACAAGAGCATGAGCTTAGTGTTGCAGAGATGTGGATGTTTTGGTGCATAAATAGACATACAAGACATGATAGGTTAAGGAATGAATGCATTAAGAGAAAGAAGTGATAGCATCTATTGGGGAGAAGATCATAGAATCTTGTTGAAACTGGAGGATGTTTGGCCATGCGAGAAGACAATAGAAGCCTCACTGTGAAAAGGGGACTAGAATCACTACATGCAAGATAGTCCTATTCCTAtagttgatgatgatgataaggggaagccaAGAAAGATTCTAGATGAACTCTTCGAAACAAAATTAGATCTAAAATCTAAATAGAGTTTTTTGAGGATTTGTTTCATGACATAACACAATGCCATTGTTTGATCATATAATTGACTCACCTAGTTGGAAGAGACTTTGGTGGtggttgttattattttttttttgttttgcataaaAGATTTGGATACTTTTTAAGTACTTGTATACAAAATTTTTGGCAGTATTTC
This region includes:
- the LOC114381599 gene encoding uncharacterized protein LOC114381599, translated to METISKRFKELDVCGKVTLKSKLRKIAYLDLNFMCAPPEKVKTKGAQKRPVTKQQRSTKCDPSYWEYVDALHSMQNSNSLVKRSASSSEQPFERRVMPMLDQFHPCIHDSIVNIVDMKVDGNCGYRAVVALLGMGEDSWSLVRNHLLKELTKWSDDCINLVGGID